The Lacipirellula parvula genome window below encodes:
- the rsmH gene encoding 16S rRNA (cytosine(1402)-N(4))-methyltransferase RsmH has product MNDATVHIPVLFDEVLEQLRPAAGGVFVDGTLGGGGHTRALAERVGDAGRVISVDLDAVAVERASETLAGLPVSVANASYADIPEVLDEIGVAAVDGVLLDLGLSSDQLADPNRGFSYMADGDLDMRFDADNGEPAWKMIARMSEEHLADVIYHYGEERFSRRIARKIVEQRRTDPVKTAAQLAELVRSCVPRSRGHNIDPATRTFQALRIAVNGELDALQSALRRLPNYLKPGGRLAIISFHSLEDRIVKEAFRTDDRLNAVTRKPIIASEEESSRNPRARSAKLRVAERTSV; this is encoded by the coding sequence ATGAATGATGCGACCGTCCATATTCCAGTTCTGTTCGATGAAGTGCTGGAACAGCTTCGCCCTGCCGCTGGCGGCGTTTTCGTCGACGGTACGCTAGGCGGCGGCGGACACACGCGGGCGCTGGCTGAGCGAGTCGGCGATGCCGGTCGCGTCATCTCGGTTGATCTCGATGCCGTTGCTGTGGAGCGCGCTTCCGAAACGCTGGCCGGCCTACCTGTATCCGTCGCAAACGCCAGCTACGCCGACATCCCTGAAGTTCTTGATGAGATCGGCGTCGCCGCCGTCGACGGCGTGCTGCTTGATCTTGGCCTGTCGAGCGATCAGCTCGCCGACCCGAACCGCGGCTTCAGCTACATGGCCGACGGCGATCTTGATATGCGATTCGACGCCGACAACGGCGAACCGGCATGGAAGATGATCGCCCGCATGAGTGAAGAACACTTGGCGGACGTGATTTACCATTATGGCGAGGAGCGTTTCAGCCGGCGGATCGCGCGCAAGATCGTCGAGCAGCGACGAACCGATCCGGTCAAGACCGCCGCACAGCTAGCGGAGCTAGTACGAAGTTGCGTCCCGCGCAGCCGCGGCCACAACATCGATCCGGCCACGCGAACGTTCCAAGCCCTCCGAATTGCCGTCAATGGCGAACTCGACGCCCTGCAGTCGGCACTACGGCGGCTGCCGAACTACTTGAAGCCGGGCGGGCGACTTGCGATCATAAGCTTCCACTCGCTGGAGGATCGAATCGTCAAGGAAGCGTTTCGAACAGATGACCGGTTGAACGCGGTGACCCGGAAGCCGATCATTGCCAGCGAGGAGGAGTCGAGTCGAAATCCGCGTGCTCGCAGCGCCAAGTTGCGAGTCGCCGAGCGAACGTCGGTGTAG
- a CDS encoding division/cell wall cluster transcriptional repressor MraZ, whose translation MLFTGSYRRALDDKLRLAIPKPLRDQLAADGPLYLTPGLDGCLAIYPPAAFAALADRLAVTSPATREVRDYSRLFFSQSATVSPDSQWRLRVPTELIHWAKLSGEAMIVGVRDHIEVWAADRWEAYVAQCDGQYEQLAEAALMGGAATQLLQQNNAPNGEESPHEAMPRAPR comes from the coding sequence ATGCTGTTTACGGGGTCGTATCGTCGCGCCCTCGATGACAAGCTGCGGCTGGCGATTCCCAAACCTCTCCGTGACCAATTGGCGGCCGATGGGCCGCTCTATTTGACTCCCGGGCTGGATGGCTGCTTGGCTATTTACCCGCCCGCAGCGTTTGCGGCGCTGGCCGATCGTTTGGCAGTGACCTCTCCCGCGACTCGGGAAGTTCGCGATTACAGCCGGCTGTTTTTCTCTCAGTCGGCGACAGTTAGTCCAGATTCACAGTGGCGGCTGCGCGTTCCGACAGAACTGATCCATTGGGCGAAGCTCAGCGGCGAGGCGATGATCGTGGGCGTTCGCGATCACATCGAAGTTTGGGCCGCCGACCGCTGGGAGGCCTACGTCGCCCAGTGCGACGGACAGTACGAGCAACTGGCGGAAGCAGCGCTAATGGGCGGGGCTGCCACGCAGCTCTTGCAACAGAACAACGCTCCCAATGGGGAAGAGAGCCCCCACGAGGCGATGCCGCGGGCGCCGCGGTAA
- the queA gene encoding tRNA preQ1(34) S-adenosylmethionine ribosyltransferase-isomerase QueA — protein MEPWFDYDLPQELIAQEPLHNRVDARLMIVDRARGTIDHAHIRDIPDFIHRGDRVVLNDTKVIPAQLRGKRIETGGQWQGLFLGSTTEGDWKLVCKTRGHLKEPEAVHLLDREGRVAAKLWMVERLDDGQWRARLDEPIETLALLERVGRVPLPPYIRDGKMVDADVERYQTVFARRPGAVAAPTAGLHFTPDLLRSVAQRGADVSAVTLHVGMGTFRPIAVENPADHPMHAEWAEVTASAAREICAARAAEGRIVNVGTTVVRTLETVAAAQRAAGAPDLVAPWQGESRLYIRPPYEFLATDAMVTNFHFPRTTLLLLVQAFGGVELIREAYAKAIEQQYRFYSYGDAMLIQ, from the coding sequence ATGGAACCTTGGTTCGATTACGATCTGCCCCAAGAACTCATCGCCCAGGAGCCGCTCCACAATCGGGTCGACGCCCGTTTGATGATTGTCGACCGCGCGCGGGGCACGATCGATCATGCCCATATTCGCGATATCCCTGACTTCATCCATCGCGGTGATCGAGTCGTTTTGAACGACACCAAAGTGATTCCAGCCCAGCTCCGCGGCAAACGCATCGAGACGGGCGGCCAATGGCAAGGGCTGTTCCTCGGGTCGACCACGGAAGGGGACTGGAAGCTCGTCTGCAAGACGCGTGGGCATTTGAAGGAACCTGAAGCGGTTCATCTGCTCGATCGCGAAGGCCGCGTCGCGGCGAAGCTCTGGATGGTCGAACGGCTCGACGACGGCCAGTGGCGGGCTCGTCTCGACGAACCCATCGAGACGCTGGCGTTGCTCGAACGCGTCGGCCGCGTGCCGCTGCCGCCGTATATCCGCGACGGCAAGATGGTCGACGCCGACGTCGAACGCTATCAAACCGTGTTCGCCCGCCGGCCCGGTGCGGTGGCGGCGCCGACGGCGGGGCTCCACTTCACGCCCGACCTGCTCCGCTCGGTCGCCCAGCGAGGCGCCGACGTTTCGGCGGTGACGCTGCATGTCGGCATGGGAACCTTCCGCCCGATCGCCGTGGAGAACCCAGCCGATCACCCGATGCACGCCGAGTGGGCGGAAGTGACCGCCTCAGCCGCTCGCGAAATCTGCGCCGCCCGTGCCGCTGAAGGTCGCATCGTCAACGTCGGCACCACTGTCGTCCGCACGCTAGAAACAGTAGCCGCGGCTCAACGAGCCGCCGGAGCCCCCGACCTGGTGGCGCCCTGGCAAGGCGAATCACGCCTCTACATCCGCCCGCCGTACGAATTCCTGGCTACCGACGCGATGGTCACCAACTTTCACTTCCCGCGGACGACGCTGCTGCTACTTGTGCAGGCGTTCGGCGGCGTCGAACTCATCCGGGAAGCCTATGCGAAGGCGATCGAGCAACAGTATCGCTTCTATAGCTACGGCGACGCGATGCTCATCCAATGA
- a CDS encoding Flp family type IVb pilin, with translation MRDFIRRFLTEEDGPTAVEYAVMLALIVGVCITSVTALAQRTGESFNTSAANLSSVWGS, from the coding sequence ATGCGCGACTTCATTCGACGCTTCCTGACGGAAGAAGATGGCCCCACGGCCGTTGAATACGCCGTCATGTTAGCGCTGATTGTCGGGGTCTGCATCACGTCGGTCACGGCCCTGGCTCAACGGACAGGCGAAAGCTTCAACACTTCCGCTGCCAATCTGTCGAGCGTTTGGGGTTCGTAA
- a CDS encoding HesB/IscA family protein, whose product MSIVLTEKAAHEVKRIMEAQKYEDHVLRVGVAGGGCSGFSYALGFAKDFDETVDAKYEFHGVPVVVDKKSALYLDGTTVDFYEGIDRRGFTFDNPNAVKSCGCGSSFQA is encoded by the coding sequence ATGAGCATCGTTCTCACCGAAAAAGCAGCCCACGAAGTCAAGCGGATCATGGAAGCCCAGAAGTACGAAGACCACGTGCTGCGGGTCGGCGTCGCCGGCGGCGGCTGCAGCGGCTTCAGCTATGCCCTGGGCTTTGCCAAGGACTTCGACGAAACGGTCGATGCGAAGTACGAGTTCCACGGCGTGCCGGTCGTCGTCGACAAGAAGAGCGCCCTCTACCTCGACGGCACGACGGTCGATTTCTACGAAGGCATCGATCGCCGTGGCTTCACGTTCGACAATCCGAACGCCGTGAAGAGCTGCGGTTGCGGCAGCTCGTTCCAGGCCTAA